The genomic interval ACTCACTCTGTCATTGCCATCGTTCCAGTTGGGACCTTTCCACAAGATATTACTTTTTCTCCAGATGGAAAACTTGCTTATATAGCCAATGCTCGAAGTATTTTTGTTTCTGTTATTGATGTGAAAACTCACAGTGTAACCGCTACTATTCCAGTTGATTTTAATCAAAGTTTTATTAACTTTACACCTGACGGAAAACTTGCTTATGTGACTGAACAAGTATTTAGTTAAAGTTAAATCTACACAACTATCATTGTGGTTACTAATAACGGTAGGTAAATATACATTTTGTTTTTTTCTAGGCAAAGGCTCAAAATAAATAAAGTTATAATGCATACAATATAACTACCGGTAGAGTCCTTTTATAAGGCCATTTGACACCTCTCGAAAATTTCGGGAGGATACATAATTGCTATTATGTTTCATTAATTTTACAATCTAATTTTTTGCTATATAATAGATGGTAAGAATTTCTATAACATAAAAAATACATGTTTGGAGCGATTAATATTGGAAATCTTAGCATATATTGTATTTCCTGTACTTTCGGTGATACCTGTGATCATCATTTACTTGATAGGAGAGTTTTTCAGAAAGAAACGATCCGTTTAAGCTAAGCTTCTTCATGTGAACTCCCTCCATTCTTTGGGCGTTTTTTGCTTTAGTAACCAAAATGCTTATTATGTCCACTTTGAGTAATATGAATAAAATACCTATTCCTTACATAGTTTTTAATTAACATTTCGTGAAAGGTGGTATATGTGTGACATTAGCCTACGTAACAAATTTCGGATCAGATAATGTATCAGTTATCGATACTAAAACGCATTCTGTCATTGCTACTGTAATGGTTGGTAATGATCCGCTTGATATAATTATTACTCCTGATGGAAAAGTAGCTTATGTTACAAATAATGATTCTCTCAACATGTCAGTTATTGATACCAATGCACACTCCGTTATTGCTACTGTGTCTATTGGAACATTTCCAGGTGCTGTAGCTATTACTCCTGATGGAAAACTGATTTACGTTATAAATGATGATTCAAACGTGTTGGCTATAAGTGCCACAACACATTCTGTTATTGCAACAATTCCAGTTGTTTTACAGCCCATAGCTCTAGCTTTCACCCCCAATGCGAAATTAGCTTATGTCACAAACTTTGGATTCTCGGGAAGTTCTATTTCTGTTATTGATACTAAAACGCATTCTGTCATGGCTACAGTGATTGTCCCACCATCAGAAATAAAAGGCCCTTCACCCTTTTTAGCTATAACACCTAATGGAAAATTAGCTTATCATATGAATTCTTCTTCTCCAGACAGTTTTATAAGTGTCATAGATACTAAAACACACTCTATTATCGCTACAATAACTGTTGGAAGCCTTTCATCTGATATCGCTTTCACATCTGACGGAAAATTAGCGTATGTTACCAACTCCGGAGAGGCTACTATTTCTGTTATTGATGTAAAGACTCATTCTTTAGTAGCTAAAATTCAAAGTGGTAATTCCCCTAGATTCGTTACCTTCTCACCAGATGGTAAACTAGCTTATATTTCACATATTGAAATTGTTTCCGTAATTGATGTAAAAACTCATTCTGTTATTGATACCATTCAAGTTGGTAATTTTCCTCGATCAGCCTCTTTTACTGCTGATGGAAAATTGGCGTATGTTGCAAATCTAGGTAGTGCTACTATTTCTGTTATTGATGTAAAGACTCATTCTGTTATTGATACTATTCAGGTTGGTAGCACTCCTAGAAGTATTGCCTTCACTTCTAACTAAACATATTTACTCTTGAATTTCCTTAATTAACAATAATTTGACACTTGGACTTATATCAGTTGCACTTTCACCTTATTAGCATTTACTAATAATAACTATTTTTAAGGACTGATGGAATAATGGTAAAAAACTGCAAGTGTAATGATGATAAATGTCCTCAATATTTTAAATTGCAAACAGATTCTGCTGTTAATATCATACCAGACGGCATTTTTATGCTCCCTTTAGCATTACTACCGCTAACTGTTTTGATTAAAAACAAAGATGCAGAAATCAAACTAGATTCATCTGTAGAATTTTTTGTTCAATTTCAAACAATTCAACCCCTTACAGATCCAGCTTTTATAACTTTTAATTTAGACTATATCCTACAACGTTCAACAAACGGCGGGGATTTTAATGATCTTACAACCATAAAACCTTCACAAACCTTTGTTGCTAACTCAGATTCCTTTGAAGGAGCGATAATCCCAAATCTTACTTGGACTGATAAACCTGGTATAGGTTGCCATGTTTATCGTATTCTTATCCCTACTTTTAACTCTGAAGCTACTTCAATCGAAGCGCTTAATATTAACATCCTTACCCGTTCATTAAATTCTATTGTTTTCTGCCACTAATTGATTAGTAACCTCAATAATTCTTGAGTTTATTTAATTCGTGTCCAATACACAGCACCATTTGAAATAAATTTTAGGTACCTAATGACTCCAGTTTCATGTAATGCAAGCCTAGCGTTCATATAACCTGTTCTAAATCTCCTTTGAATCGCACTTGAACCAAACCGATCTCCAATTTTTGCGTACCTTTGCATAAAATCTATTACTTCAT from Bacillus sp. SM2101 carries:
- a CDS encoding beta-propeller fold lactonase family protein, with amino-acid sequence MTLAYVTNFGSDNVSVIDTKTHSVIATVMVGNDPLDIIITPDGKVAYVTNNDSLNMSVIDTNAHSVIATVSIGTFPGAVAITPDGKLIYVINDDSNVLAISATTHSVIATIPVVLQPIALAFTPNAKLAYVTNFGFSGSSISVIDTKTHSVMATVIVPPSEIKGPSPFLAITPNGKLAYHMNSSSPDSFISVIDTKTHSIIATITVGSLSSDIAFTSDGKLAYVTNSGEATISVIDVKTHSLVAKIQSGNSPRFVTFSPDGKLAYISHIEIVSVIDVKTHSVIDTIQVGNFPRSASFTADGKLAYVANLGSATISVIDVKTHSVIDTIQVGSTPRSIAFTSN